A region of Sphingobium baderi DNA encodes the following proteins:
- a CDS encoding HU family DNA-binding protein, whose product MTGNDIVEALSASQGISKADAKKYFDAILGLIGDAAANGEEVSFNGFGKFRVKQSAAREGRNPATGETITIRASRRVTFTAAKALKDKVND is encoded by the coding sequence ATGACTGGAAATGACATTGTAGAAGCCCTTTCCGCCTCGCAGGGTATTTCGAAAGCTGATGCCAAGAAATATTTCGATGCCATCCTTGGGCTGATCGGCGATGCGGCCGCCAATGGAGAGGAAGTTTCCTTCAACGGGTTCGGGAAGTTCCGCGTAAAGCAGTCAGCTGCGCGTGAGGGCCGCAACCCCGCTACCGGTGAAACGATAACGATCCGTGCGTCCAGGCGTGTGACCTTCACCGCCGCGAAGGCGCTCAAGGACAAGGTCAACGACTGA
- a CDS encoding OmpH family outer membrane protein — translation MSRKLILSAILLASASAASAQTVGGAQPAQAPAAQPLGGPVIPGVCLLSREAIFANAAVGKAASARLAELTRAAQTGIDQQRTPLETEAKALEGQPDNAQMRQRRQALATRWQTLQQQAAHSSREIEATRAKALERIANEAQPVIAQVYGSKKCGLLFDRGAALGGNFANDLTADVVRALDGRIQTITFERERLPQQPVTPTVQ, via the coding sequence ATGTCCCGTAAACTTATCCTCTCCGCCATTCTTCTTGCTTCCGCTTCGGCCGCGTCGGCGCAGACCGTGGGCGGCGCCCAGCCCGCACAGGCGCCCGCCGCGCAGCCGCTCGGCGGCCCCGTGATCCCCGGCGTCTGCCTGCTCTCGCGCGAGGCGATCTTCGCCAATGCTGCGGTCGGCAAGGCGGCGTCGGCCCGGCTTGCCGAACTGACCCGCGCCGCACAGACCGGCATCGACCAGCAGCGCACGCCGCTCGAAACCGAAGCCAAGGCGCTCGAAGGGCAGCCGGACAACGCGCAAATGCGGCAGCGCCGTCAGGCTCTGGCGACCCGTTGGCAGACGCTCCAGCAGCAGGCCGCTCATTCCAGCCGCGAGATCGAGGCGACCCGCGCCAAGGCATTGGAACGCATCGCCAATGAAGCACAGCCAGTGATCGCCCAGGTCTATGGCAGCAAGAAATGCGGCCTGCTGTTCGATCGCGGCGCGGCGCTTGGCGGCAATTTCGCCAATGATCTGACCGCCGATGTCGTGCGCGCGCTCGATGGCCGCATCCAGACGATCACCTTCGAACGCGAGCGACTGCCGCAGCAGCCCGTCACGCCGACGGTCCAGTAA
- a CDS encoding SapC family protein: protein MTDQSATTAATSTAPRLPLFYKALAPLHIERHADWRLAQGDASFAAEAPYVPIVVGELAQAARDYPIVFAAGDAQPIAILGLERRNLFIEDGRWIADAYVPAYVRRYPFGFLATMEAGKDGPNGFALAIDTGSDRVLQTGSDGAALFENGAPSALTKQALDFCNAFQAEARDTMAFANALREQNLLVDRRADATLPDGRKLGLEGFQVIDPAKYSQLPDEVVLEWHNNGYLPWINFHMASLDRFTALLNRQALAVAVAPESQAPASADPAAVPASTKSKKVAS from the coding sequence ATGACTGACCAATCCGCCACCACAGCGGCGACAAGCACCGCGCCGCGGCTCCCGCTGTTCTACAAGGCGCTCGCACCCCTGCATATCGAGCGTCACGCAGACTGGCGGCTGGCGCAGGGCGATGCGTCCTTTGCGGCTGAAGCGCCCTATGTGCCAATCGTTGTGGGCGAGCTGGCGCAGGCCGCGCGCGATTACCCGATCGTGTTCGCTGCCGGTGATGCGCAGCCGATCGCCATTCTGGGTCTGGAACGGCGCAATCTTTTCATCGAGGATGGCCGCTGGATCGCGGACGCCTATGTCCCGGCCTACGTGCGGCGCTATCCCTTCGGCTTTCTCGCCACAATGGAGGCCGGCAAGGACGGACCCAACGGCTTTGCGCTGGCGATCGACACCGGGTCAGACCGCGTCCTGCAAACGGGCAGTGATGGCGCCGCGCTTTTCGAGAATGGCGCGCCTTCGGCGCTGACCAAGCAGGCGCTGGACTTCTGCAACGCCTTCCAGGCCGAGGCGCGCGACACGATGGCGTTCGCCAACGCGCTGCGTGAACAGAACCTGCTGGTCGACCGCCGTGCCGACGCGACATTGCCTGATGGCCGCAAGCTGGGGCTCGAAGGCTTTCAGGTCATTGACCCGGCCAAATACTCCCAGCTCCCCGACGAGGTGGTGCTCGAGTGGCACAACAACGGCTACCTCCCCTGGATCAATTTCCACATGGCCTCGCTCGATCGCTTCACCGCGCTGCTCAATCGCCAGGCGCTCGCCGTGGCTGTCGCGCCGGAGTCACAAGCACCTGCTTCTGCTGATCCCGCCGCCGTGCCCGCATCCACCAAGTCCAAGAAAGTCGCTTCCTGA
- a CDS encoding tyrosine-type recombinase/integrase, whose translation MAKINKRNVDAAEVRERDYFVWDDDLPGFGLRVFASGKRSYLVQYRALGRTRRFTIGLHGVWTPEMARKEAKVLLGRIAQGENPAEARQLDHKSITVKELCDLYLKDLEEGLILGKGGRPKRPGTIVSDKGRILRHIVPLIGTRRVKDLTKADVTKVLKDVMAGKTRRNIKTKNLRGRSIVKGGAGTANRTVGLLGGILTYAKDAGIIDVNPAAGVKKPKDQVRTRRLTEAEYRLFGEILNEAGRNPNYAMTVEIAHNIALTGARRSEIIGLEWSEFDGDESCLRLIDSKEGASVRPIGLRVIERLENLHYAEGQTFVFPGIRRRDQAFGGFPRQWRAIFKGTDLEWMTPHVLRHSFASIGNDLGFTEATISAIVGHSRNSVTSKYIHTLDTALIMAADTISGYIHGLMDGMALKHTSYALDRFSRQAALSRFLGLGEVDIERGANDATGLPKAA comes from the coding sequence ATGGCCAAGATCAACAAGCGCAATGTGGATGCTGCTGAGGTCCGTGAAAGGGACTATTTCGTATGGGACGACGATCTTCCCGGCTTCGGGTTGAGGGTCTTCGCGTCCGGCAAACGCAGCTATCTCGTTCAATATCGTGCGCTTGGTCGAACGCGACGGTTCACGATCGGATTGCACGGCGTCTGGACGCCCGAAATGGCGAGAAAGGAAGCCAAGGTTCTTCTTGGTCGGATCGCGCAGGGCGAGAACCCGGCTGAGGCGCGGCAGCTCGACCACAAGTCGATCACGGTCAAGGAACTGTGCGATCTCTACCTCAAGGATCTGGAGGAAGGGTTGATCCTGGGCAAAGGCGGTCGGCCCAAGCGGCCCGGAACAATCGTGTCCGATAAGGGACGCATTCTTCGGCATATCGTGCCACTGATCGGCACGCGCCGGGTGAAGGATTTGACAAAGGCCGACGTCACCAAGGTTCTGAAAGACGTGATGGCGGGCAAAACCCGCCGCAACATCAAGACCAAGAACTTAAGAGGTCGTTCCATCGTCAAGGGCGGTGCCGGAACAGCGAACCGCACGGTCGGCCTGCTCGGCGGCATCCTGACCTATGCCAAGGACGCGGGCATTATCGATGTCAATCCGGCAGCGGGCGTGAAGAAGCCGAAGGACCAGGTCCGCACTCGGCGCCTGACCGAAGCCGAGTATCGCCTTTTCGGCGAGATACTGAACGAAGCGGGCCGAAACCCCAACTATGCGATGACGGTAGAGATCGCTCACAACATCGCACTGACGGGCGCGCGTCGCAGCGAGATTATTGGGCTGGAATGGAGCGAGTTCGACGGAGATGAAAGCTGCCTGCGATTGATCGATAGTAAGGAAGGCGCATCGGTGCGGCCAATTGGATTGCGCGTGATCGAACGGCTTGAAAATCTACATTACGCTGAGGGGCAGACATTTGTCTTCCCCGGAATCAGAAGGCGCGATCAGGCATTTGGCGGATTCCCGCGGCAATGGCGGGCCATTTTCAAGGGAACCGACCTGGAATGGATGACTCCTCACGTCCTGCGTCACAGCTTTGCCAGCATCGGCAATGACCTCGGTTTCACCGAAGCGACTATTTCCGCGATCGTAGGCCACTCGCGCAACAGCGTGACGAGCAAATATATCCATACGCTGGACACGGCGCTCATCATGGCCGCAGATACCATCTCCGGCTACATTCATGGCCTGATGGACGGCATGGCGCTGAAGCACACGTCGTACGCATTGGATCGCTTTTCACGCCAAGCCGCCCTGTCGCGATTCCTCGGGCTGGGCGAGGTTGACATCGAGCGTGGCGCTAATGATGCAACAGGGCTGCCGAAGGCAGCCTAG